One Brassica napus cultivar Da-Ae unplaced genomic scaffold, Da-Ae ScsIHWf_1884;HRSCAF=2527, whole genome shotgun sequence genomic window carries:
- the LOC125599518 gene encoding photosystem II CP47 reaction center protein produces the protein MGLPWYRVHTVVLNDPGRLLSVHIMHTALVAGWAGSMALYELAVFDPSDPVLDPMWRQGMFVIPFMTRLGITNSWGGWNITGGTITNPGLWSYEGVAAAHIVFSGLCFLAAIWHWVYWDLEIFCDERTGKPSLDLPKIFGIHLFLSGVACFGFGAFHVTGLYGPGIWVSDPYGLTGKVQPVNPAWGVEGFDPFVPGGIASHHIAAGTLGILAGLFHLSVRPPQRLYKGLRMGNIETVLSSSIAAVFFAAFIVAGTMWYGSATTPIELFGPTRYQWDQGYFQQEIYRRVSAGLAENQSVSEAWSKIPEKLAFYDYIGNNPAKGGLFRAGSMDNGDGIAVGWLGHPVFRNKEGRELFVRRMPTFFETFPVVLVDGDGIVRADVPFRRAESKYSVEQVGVTVEFYGGELNGVSYSDPATVKKYARRAQLGEIFELDRATLKSDGVFRSSPRGWFTFGHASFALLFFFGHIWHGSRTLFRDVFAGIDPDLDAQVEFGAFQKLGDPTTKRQAV, from the coding sequence ATGGGTTTGCCTTGGTATCGTGTTCATACTGTTGTATTGAATGATCCCGGTCGTTTGCTTTCGGTTCATATAATGCATACTGCTCTGGTTGCTGGTTGGGCCGGTTCCATGGCTCTATATGAATTAGCTGTTTTTGATCCCTCCGACCCTGTTCTTGATCCAATGTGGAGACAAGGTATGTTCGTTATACCTTTCATGACTCGTTTAGGAATAACCAATTCATGGGGCGGTTGGAATATTACAGGAGGGACTATAACGAATCCGGGTCTTTGGAGTTACGAAGGGGTAGCCGCAGCACATATCGTGTTTTCTGGCTTGTGCTTCTTGGCAGCTATTTGGCATTGGGTATATTGGGATCTAGAAATTTTTTGTGATGAACGTACAGGAAAACCTTCTTTGGATTTGCCCAAGATTTTTggaattcatttatttctttcaggAGTGGCTTGCTTTGGTTTTGGCGCATTTCATGTAACAGGATTATATGGTCCTGGAATATGGGTATCCGACCCTTATGGACTAACCGGAAAGGTCCAACCCGTAAATCCGGCGTGGGGCGTGGAGGGTTTTGACCCTTTTGTTCCGGGAGGAATAGCCTCTCATCATATTGCAGCAGGGACGTTGGGTATATTAGCGGGCTTATTCCATCTTAGTGTTCGTCCGCCTCAACGTCTATACAAAGGATTACGTATGGGAAATATTGAAACCGTCCTTTCCAGTAGTATTGCTGCTGTCTTTTTTGCAGCTTTTATTGTTGCTGGAACTATGTGGTATGGTTCTGCAACTACTCCCATCGAATTATTTGGTCCTACTCGTTATCAATGGGATCAGGGATACTTTCAACAAGAAATATATCGAAGAGTTAGTGCCGGACTAGCTGAAAATCAAAGTGTATCAGAAGCTTGGTCTAAAATTCCTGAAAAATTagctttttatgattatattgGTAATAATCCAGCAAAAGGGGGATTATTCCGAGCGGGTTCAATGGACAATGGGGATGGAATAGCTGTTGGATGGTTAGGACACCCCGTCTTTAGAAATAAAGAAGGGCGTGAACTTTTTGTACGCCGTATGCCtactttttttgaaacatttccGGTTGTTTTGGTAGACGGAGACGGAATTGTTAGAGCCGACGTCCCGTTTAGAAGGGCAGAATCTAAATATAGTGTCGAACAAGTAGGTGTAACTGTTGAGTTTTATGGTGGTGAACTCAATGGAGTAAGTTATAGTGATCCCGCAACTGTGAAAAAATATGCTAGACGGGCTCAATTGGGTGAGATTTTTGAATTAGATCGTGCTACTTTGAAATCCGATGGTGTTTTTCGTAGCAGTCCAAGAGGTTGGTTTACTTTTGGGCATGCTTCGTTTGCTCTACTTTTCTTCTTTGGACACATTTGGCATGGTTCTAGAACCCTCTTCAGAGATGTTTTTGCTGGTATTGATCCAGATTTGGATGCTCAGGTGGAATTTGGGGCATTCCAAAAACTTGGAGATCCAACTACAAAAAGACAAGCAGTCTGA